One genomic region from Quercus robur chromosome 4, dhQueRobu3.1, whole genome shotgun sequence encodes:
- the LOC126723690 gene encoding putative disease resistance protein At3g14460: MAGALVGGAFLSAFLQVAFDRLSSRDFRDFLKGRKDIDGSLKKLKMLLRSANMVLVDAEDNQYTNPDVKEWLEDLQDAVYDADDLLDEIAMRCKLQAESQTGTSDVRNFITAFVDSFDKEIPFKLEKILADLDSIIDQMGILSLKKDIVGVKLSSPPSQTKTSCPETCDVIGRDMDKEEIFKLWQLDVASKICVMPIVGMGGIGKTTLAQFVFNDEKVKKSFDLKAWVCVSENFDNLEILKAISEGINGTASNFQYLQSLEMEIQKTLKGKKFFLVLDDVWNENYGVWDNFIKVFKCEAQEVKIIVTTRSEKVARVVTVSTHYFLNELSNEDCMKIFVHSAFGNRNPNEFPQLLEIGKEIVEKCRGLPLAAKTLGGSLRSNFSQNDWIKIWKSHIWDLPDAKTNIFPALRLSYHYIPSHLKRCFAYCSIFPKDYEFEKEELILLWMAEGLLQQPKEARRIELEEIGEEYFNDLVSRSFFQQSSQSKSCFLMHDLINDLAKSICGKFCFRLDESNESNEITKETRHLSYYKADFYPFKEFEIPSKAMEAKGLRTLLVKSHPPIWIFKDKNIMKIDLNLFQNFKFLRVLSLYGTCINKLPITIDNLVHLRYLNTCNTGIKDLPDSLCNLYNLQTLILSSDITKLPANMSKLINLRHLDNSGAWMKEMPPQMGKMKNLRKLSVFGVGIHDDGSSIKELGELQHLSGKLSLLNLENVQCINKDNTEVILKNKQDLSELELKWKHRHGAEDSEKERILLEQLCPCTNLNSLTITNYEGTSFPKWLGDSSFSKMVSIELSDCDNCFSLPPLGQLPDLKSLRIEYFGKILSVGLEFYGNTINPFRALEYLSFKNMTEWQEWVLFKGEVFTCLRELYIEECPKLIGGLPVQLPALTKLDICECKQLVASLPNSPALHQLLLSYTGKIEGGVYSILPFPPFASLSRLEIRECPDLVSFPSGGLSALNLSEIVISMCENLKSLPEGMHTLLPSLVRLDLGWCTELESFPEGGLPSSLESLTICKCEKLISRRMALGLQGLHSLKSFTISNHDEELKSFPEEALLPPNLTDFTIGNLPNLKSLNGKGFQPLTSLKNLSIWSCHSLDCLLEDVLPTSLYQLQISCCCFLKERYGNEKGEGRVKIAHIPRISIS; the protein is encoded by the coding sequence ATGGCCGGGGCTTTGGTGGGTGGAGCATTTCTCTCTGCATTCCTTCAGGTGGCGTTTGACAGACTGTCTTCTCGTGATTTCCGAGACTTTCTCAAGGGAAGGAAAGACATTGATGGATCGCTAAAAAAGTTGAAGATGTTGCTGAGGTCTGCTAATATGGTGCTCGTTGATGCGGAGGACAACCAATATACAAACCCAGATGTGAAAGAGTGGCTGGAGGATCTTCAAGATGCTGTTTATGATGCGGATGACCTTCTAGATGAGATTGCCATGCGGTGCAAGTTACAAGCTGAGTCTCAAACTGGCACTAGCGATGTACGGAACTTCATCACTGCTTTTGTTGATTCATTTGACAAAGAAATACCATTTAAGCTAGAAAAGATTCTGGCAGACTTAGATAGTATAATAGATCAAATGGGTATTCTTAGTCTGAAAAAGGATATCGTTGGAGTAAAATTATCATCACCGCCCTCACAAACAAAAACTTCTTGCCCCGAAACATGTGATGTGATTGGTAGAGATATGGATAAAGAAGAGATATTTAAGTTGTGGCAATTGGATGTTGCAAGTAAGATATGTGTTATGCCCATAGTGGGTATGGGTGGGATCGGTAAAACCACACTTGCTCAGTTTGTATTCAATGacgaaaaagttaaaaagagttTTGACCTCAAagcatgggtttgtgtttcagaaaattttgataatcttgagATATTAAAAGCTATTTCTGAGGGGATCAATGGTACTGCTAGTAACTTTCAGTACTTGCAATCGCTGGAAATGGAAATTCAAAAGACTTTAAAagggaagaaattttttcttgttttggatGATGTTTGGAATGAAAATTATGGTGTTTGGGACAATTTCATTAAAGTTTTTAAATGTGAGGCACAAGAGGTTAAGATCATTGTTACTACACGAAGTGAAAAAGTTGCAAGAGTAGTCACGGTTTCAACTCATTATTTTCTAAATGAACTCTCAAATGAGGATtgtatgaaaatatttgttcatTCTGCATTTGGAAATAGAAATCCCAATGAATTTCCACAGCTGTTGGAAATTGGTAAAGAGATTGTTGAAAAGTGTAGAGGCTTGCCGTTGGCTGCAAAAACACTTGGGGGTTCATTGCGTTCAAATTTTAGTCAAAATGATTGGATTAAGATTTGGAAGAGTCATATTTGGGATTTACCAGATGCCAAAACTAATATCTTTCCGGCATTAAGACTGAGCTATCATTACATCCCATCACATTTGAAGCGATGCTTTGCTTATTGCTCAATTTTCCCAAAAGATTATGAATTTGAAAAGGAGGAGTTGATCCTTTTGTGGATGGCAGAAGGTTTATTGCAGCAACCCAAAGAAGCTAGGCGTATAGAATTAGAAGAAATAGGTGAAGAATACTTTAATGATTTAGTATCAAGGtcattttttcaacaatcaaGTCAGTCTAAATCATGTTTCTTAATGCATGATCTTATCAATGACTTAGCAAAATCTATATGTGGGAAATTTTGTTTCCGATTGGATGAGAGTAATGAGTCCAATGAAATAACAAAAGAGACACGTCATTTGTCATATTACAAAGCTGACTTTTATCCCTTTAAGGAATTTGAGATCCCTTCAAAAGCTATGGAAGCTAAGGGTTTGCGAACCTTATTGGTAAAAAGCCACCCtccaatttggatttttaaagataaaaacatAATGAAGATAGATCTTAATTTGTTTcagaattttaagtttttacgAGTGTTATCATTGTATGGTACATGCATAAATAAGTTACCAATTACTATTGATAACTTGGTACATCTACGTTATTTAAACACTTGTAACACTGGGATCAAAGACTTGCCTGATTCATTATGTAACTTGTATAATTTGCAAACCTTGATATTGTCGTCGGACATCACCAAGTTGCCTGCCAATATGAGTAAACTAATCAACTTGCGCCACCTAGATAATAGTGGAGCCTGGATGAAAGAGATGCCTCCTCAAATGGgtaaaatgaaaaatctcaGAAAATTATCTGTTTTTGGTGTGGGCATACATGATGATGGGTCCAGTATTAAAGAGTTGGGGGAGCTGCAGCATCTTTCTGGAAAATTGTCTCTGTTGAACTTGGAAAATGTTCAATGCATTAATAAAGATAATACGGAGGTTATATTAAAGAACAAGCAAGATTTGTCTGAATTGGAGTTGAAATGGAAACATCGTCATGGCGCTGAAGATTCAGAAAAGGAAAGAATTTTGCTCGAGCAGTTGTGTCCTTGCACAAACTTGAATTCTCTCACCATCACTAATTATGAGGGTACAAGCTTTCCAAAATGGTTAGGAGACTCGTCATTCTCTAAGATGGTGTCTATAGAGCTTAGTGATTGTGACAATTGCTTTTCCTTGCCTCCGCTTGGACAGCTACCTGACCTCAAGAGCCTTCGAATtgaatattttggaaaaatattaagTGTGGGCCTTGAGTTCTACGGGAATACAATTAACCCGTTCAGAGCCCTTGagtatttatcatttaaaaatatgaCAGAGTGGCAGGAGTGGGTTTTATTTAAAGGGGAAGTTTTCACTTGTCTTCGAGAACTTTATATTGAAGAGTGTCCCAAGCTAATTGGGGGTCTGCCCGTTCAACTTCCCGCTTTGACCAAACTTGATATTTGTGAGTGTAAGCAACTTGTTGCTTCGCTTCCCAACTCTCCAGCTCtccatcaattattattatcatacaCGGGGAAAATAGAGGGTGGCGTTTATTCAATTTTGCCCTTTCCACCATTTGCTTCCCTCTCTCGCTTGGAAATCCGTGAGTGCCCTGATTTAGTTTCCTTTCCCAGCGGAGGACTGAGCGCTCTAAATTTGTCTGAGATTGTAATCTCAATGTGCGAAAACTTAAAGTCACTGCCTGAAGGGATGCACACCCTCCTCCCATCTCTTGTGCGTTTGGATCTGGGATGGTGTACAGAACTGGAATCGTTTCCCGAGGGAGGTTTGCCCTCCAGCTTAGAAAGTCTTACTATATGCAAGTGCGAGAAACTCATTTCCCGTCGCATGGCATTGGGGTTGCAAGGTCTTCACTCTCTCAAAAGTTTCACAATTTCTAATCATGATGAAGAATTGAAGTCCTTTCCAGAGGAGGCGTTGCTGCCTCCTAATCTTACCGATTTCACCATCGGTAATTTACCAAATCTAAAATCACTCAATGGTAAGGGGTTTCAACCCCTTACCTCTCTTAAAAACTTGAGTATTTGGAGCTGCCATAGTCTTGACTGCCTACTAGAAGATGTTTTGCCTACCTCTCTGTATCAGCTTCAAATATCTTGTTGCTGTTTTTTGAAAGAACGGTATGGAAACGAGAAAGGGGAGGGCCGGGTCAAGATTGCCCACATCCCCAGAATATCCATAAGTTGA